CCTCGTGGGGGTTGACGTTTACGAGAAACGTATTCGGGTGCGCGACAAACTCCGGCGATATTCTGTTCAGCATTTCCGCGACTGTCAGAATTATCGGCCAAACGGCGACTTTACCCGACACACATAAGTCCGTCAGTTTTTTCGCGACGACGCTGAAATCAAGGGCTTCAATGTCGACGTCTATTCCCGCGCCGTACAGCCACTGGAATAACTCGACGTTGACGACCATATCCCAGTATTCTTTGTCGGGTATTTTGCTGACGTTAATCTGCATACGATTGTCTTTGAGGTACTTTACAGGGTCGCTTATTATTCCGCGCTTGATTGCGGTTTTGTACAAATGGCTGCCGGGGAATGTGTATATCCATAAAAGATAGATAGTCCAATTCTGATGTGCTTTCCACCAGTTGAGCGAATGAACAATCGTCTCGCGGGTCTCTTCCAAATCGCCGAAAATGATGTTGCCGCGCGCCCACAAGCCCACTTGTTTTGCCGCATCAAACGCCGCATCTATTTGCTCGACAGTGATATTCTTGCGCATACTTTTGAGAATCGAGTTGTCCGCGCTTTCCACTCCAAAAAGTATCATGGAACAACCCGCGTCTTTCAACCTTGAAAGTATTTCGACAGAAACAGTATCGACGCGGGTTTGAGCCCCCCAAGTCAAGTTATACGGTTTGATTCTCTCGCAAAATCCGGTTATGAATTCCGCGTTGCCGATAAATAATTCGTCTGCAAATGTAAAATGGGTAAGTTTGTATTTTGCAATCAGCCAATCAAGTTCCTCAAATACATTGTCAAGCGAACGGCGGCGGTATTTTTTGCCGCTTGAATGAAAACAAAACGTGCAGTTGTATGGGCAACTGCGGCTGATCGCGACATTTGCCGCTATAGTTGCAAAACGGTCCGAACTATATAAGCCGTCGCGCACCAAAAGTTCAAATTCAAAACCGTCATAATTGGGGAACGGCAGACAATCAAGATTAGCAATCTCGCCTCGGGTGGGGAGGACGCCAGACTTTGTCGCAACGCCGCAGATTCTCGCGCTATCCGCGTTTGTTTCAATCGCGTACGCCAATTCGTTGACGGTTATCTCGCCCTCGCCGATAACGCCGTAGTCGGCGGTCTCGAACGCTTGCATCGCAACGAGCGGGTCGGCGGTTATTATCCCGCCGCCACATATTGTGACTATATCTGTAT
This genomic interval from Synergistaceae bacterium contains the following:
- a CDS encoding B12-binding domain-containing radical SAM protein translates to MTENMPEHVTQEFLDIIKLPSPDGKRLNYLIVMPRMAERDDISYPFPYGLCIVSSALKASGRNVFTLNLNYKQNHLEHLRNFIIDNSIDVVLSGGLSGQYAILKEIFDTAKSVDTDIVTICGGGIITADPLVAMQAFETADYGVIGEGEITVNELAYAIETNADSARICGVATKSGVLPTRGEIANLDCLPFPNYDGFEFELLVRDGLYSSDRFATIAANVAISRSCPYNCTFCFHSSGKKYRRRSLDNVFEELDWLIAKYKLTHFTFADELFIGNAEFITGFCERIKPYNLTWGAQTRVDTVSVEILSRLKDAGCSMILFGVESADNSILKSMRKNITVEQIDAAFDAAKQVGLWARGNIIFGDLEETRETIVHSLNWWKAHQNWTIYLLWIYTFPGSHLYKTAIKRGIISDPVKYLKDNRMQINVSKIPDKEYWDMVVNVELFQWLYGAGIDVDIEALDFSVVAKKLTDLCVSGKVAVWPIILTVAEMLNRISPEFVAHPNTFLVNVNPHEVHSKGVFEITGKPTLLPQVIEDNQIETVLYAFPQFKSTVLSEITMMIDDLYPSVKRIVTIKDLLD